One genomic region from Cryptococcus neoformans var. grubii H99 chromosome 10, complete sequence encodes:
- a CDS encoding RNA helicase: MLPRQLSRAPRALGSILPRLSASSSALRTVTPAFARSTQLSLRQIFEKRGYAVSAVAEKDDDFFSGAEPAPSSNTQVIPPQLDDPGHPASEPLVDTVPFESLKGRINHDTLKALTVKPFRFTAMSEVQKRVLGLLPHLSGGKLRSKAREEAEQAGEVEVKEEREDLLVKAKTGTGKTMAFLVPAIDARINTLERLSKAPNPDGTIPDKHAQGRNHRAISRSHVGALIISPTRELATQIAVEAGKLCTWHKDLSVHSFVGGESRLRQLKEFSRQSKDVVVATPGRLRDLISEPLVKDALAKTDMLVLDEADTLLDMGFSDDLKFIIDHLPKERQTLFFSATVSREIAAIARHSLRKGHKVIDCVPKNESNVHLHIPQYATVVPSSADAMPHIMRLIAQDQMANPKSKIVLFLNTTKQTMLTATLVRELLDTLPAQTAVYEIHSKLDQNKRTRSSDKFRREQRPAVLVTSDVSARGVDYPGVTRVIQLGVPSTTEQYIHRVGRTGRAGKEGRGDLVLFPFEAGFLDHLKGIPIQRISTSDLASDVIARAPSSYASALDSLPSAVENLLPTLDPKAVEEVFMSMLGYYHSKQQMLDASAQDILKGLKVWSVEGGGLAEPPYVSEEFLKKVGFGEKRRNTRNGGAGSRGGFGRSSGGFGRGSGGFGKRDGGRREDSGGFGGRGQVGGGGGFGFKREGGGGFRREGGGGFGVKSRSGGFKRDY; this comes from the exons ATGCTCCCCAGACAGCTCTCAAGAGCACCTCGTGCTCTAGgatccatccttccccgTCTCTCCGCCTCTTCGTCTGCTCTTCGAACCGTCACTCCTGCTTTCGCCAGGTCCACCCAGCTCTCCTTGAGAC AAATCTTTGAGAAAAGGGGATACGCTGTTTCTGCCGTTGCCGAAAAAGACGACGACTTCTTTTCCGGCGCCGAACCCGCCCCATCCTCCAATACCCAGGTTATTCCCCCCCAACTTGACGATCCTGGCCACCCCGCCTCGGAACCTCTAGTCGACACGGTTCCATTCGAATCTCTCAAAGGACGAATCAATCATGATACACTGAAAGCGCTCACCGTCAAACCTTTCAGATTTACAGCGATGAGTGAAGTGCAAAAGCGTGTGTTGGGACTCTTGCCGCATTTGAGTGGGGGGAAGTTAAGAAGCAAGGCTagggaagaggcagagCAGGCGGGTGAGGTggaagtgaaagaggaaagggaagattTGCTGGTAAAGGCCAAGACTGGTACTGGAAAGACTATG GCATTTTTGGTCCCTGCGATCGACGCACGTATAAACACTCTTGAACGTCTCTCCAAAGCACCCAATCCTGATGGTACCATTCCCGACAAGCACGCCCAGGGCCGCAACCACCGCGCCATCTCCCGTTCCCACGTTGGCGCTTTGATCATCTCTCCTACTCGAGAACTCGCTACCCAGATCGCGGTTGAAGCTGGAAAGCTCTGTACTTGGCATAAGGACTTGAGCGTCCACTCATTCGTCGGTGGTGAAAGTCGACTCAGGCAATTGAAAGAATTTTCAAGACAGTCCAAGGATGTGGTGGTGGCTACCCCCGGTCGATTGAGAGATCTGATTTCAGAACCCCTTGTGAAGGATGCGCTGGCCAAGACGGATATGCTTGTGCTTGATGAAGCTGATACGCTTCTCGATATGGGTTTCTCTGACGACCTCAAGTTCATCATTGACCATCTGCCAAAAGAGCGCCAGACATTGTTCTTCTCCGCGACTGTTTCCAGAGAGATTGCTGCGATCGCTCGACACTCTTTGAGGAAGGGCCATAAGGTCATCGACTGTGTCCCGAAGAACGAATCAAATGTCCATCTCCACATCCCCCAGTACGCCACCGTcgtcccttcttctgctgaCGCGATGCCCCACATTATGCGACTTATCGCACAGGACCAAATGGCGAACCCCAAAAGCAAGATCGTTTTGTTCCTCAACACTACCAAGCAAACCATGCTCACTGCTACTCTCGTGCGCGAGTTGCTCGATACCTTGCCTGCACAAACAGCCGTCTATGAGATTCACTCCAAACTTGATCAAAACAAACGTACCCGCTCTTCCGACAAGTTTAGAAGGGAACAGCGCCCAGCAGTGCTTGTTACTTCTGATGTCTCGGCTAGAGGTGTGGATTACCCAGGTGTGACGAGGGTTATCCAACTCGGTGTTCCCTCGACTACCGAGCAGTATATCCACCGTGTTGGTCGTACTGGACGAGCCGGGAAGGAAGGTCGAGGTGATcttgtcctcttcccctttgaAGCTGGCTTCCTCGACCATCTCAAGGGCATCCCGATCCAGCGTATCTCCACTTCTGATCTTGCCTCGGACGTCATCGCCAGGGCGCCCTCATCATACGCCTCCGCTCTTgactctcttccttctgctgTCGAGAACCTTCTCCCAACTCTCGATCCCAAGGCCGTTGAAGAAGTCTTCATGTCCATGCTCGGGTATTACCACTCCAAGCAGCAAATGTTGGACGCTTCCGCACAGGATATCTTGAAGGGCTTGAAGGTGTGGTCAGTCGAAGGCGGTGGTTTGGCCGAACCGCCTTACGTGTCAGAAGagttcttgaagaaggttgggTTCGgtgaaaagaggagaaacaCCAGGAATGGAGGTGCTGGATCCAGGGGTGGGTTTGGAAGGAGCAGTGGTGGATTTGGAAGGGGAAGTGGTGGGTTTGGAAAGAGGGACGGCGGCAGGAGGGAGGACAGTGGAGGATTTGGCGGTAGAGGCCAAGttggcggtggaggtggatTTGGTTTTAAgagggaaggtggtggCGGCTTTAGGAGAGAAGGCGGTGGCGGCTTTGGGGTGAAGAGTAGGAGTGGGGGCTTCAAGCGAGATTATTAA
- a CDS encoding LIM-homeobox protein, producing the protein MSVPVPQQGHPNSLDGYRGYDQQRQPVTGPSNYGREAYIPVNSGYATYPPNQAGDGSQPVPIQSQPPIPPQPHTFQRSYQSQPAAYMHPYAPDMHQGLSSYSYGVDVVPTYQFGSVPAVPQSFLPQQSARPMTAHAGDTVPFGEDGSKDGNDGLEGLQVKHRRRTTPEQLKVLEFWYDINPKPDNQLREQLAAQLGMTKRNVQVWFQNRRAKMKGLAKKEAEEKENKKSPENQEGTSSATGPSPPLTDSAVSSSHFNLLPPPTSVNMGRRASLANGEAAKIEIFVAKRAAAQKREEVLHNVGGSAANSPTLGQAYAARRGSIPYPTPLTSGPPASTSPLSPKFSPACRGPSTLHMAAVRNNTRRPSIPSAAQLISSGPFTPPRVVTNQHQTAAQSKGARELSPIQDHEVYNAYGTEFQPWSSDLPSNLYLPPAEGFHDGHPFSHDASLPNPAFSFGSTPQGLDVHGIVSTGQMDERQQQMFMMMQQRGRLGSIASIGTMGTEAGTEGGGSSNGEWLVDGPEGFDPDTRRASAPPDLLHQIGLMGFATLPSGAPAPAPIRPSPLNAHFVPDSFQSTSPYYPPSTSSSSTYSFPVHPSSDSLSNDSPTTAHFEGPKPGSRGEQPQQPQPQPQSQQQQNHRNLGSGNRIPSYTSTTASHSPNNDVSPYSNHSMSYTGYQDGWNPSPQQQAFQQQHLTPPGEHTPNPNMGVAAGGAADMGGGAGMNIGLGHPGNPHLGHGREPSPGQQLQVAASVDEKTPTAEPPLPQPLGHPGSNSNSLDSRNGQGRGVKDGNEEGKDEFSFFNEFGGHDAGNVPV; encoded by the exons ATGTCAGTCCCAGTTCCTCAACAAGGACACCCCAACAGCTTGGATGGTTACCGGGGGTATGACCAACAAAGGCAACCTGTTACTGGACCAAGTAACTATGGTCGAGAGGCGTATATCCCTGTCAATAGTGGCTACGCGACTTATCCGCCTAATCAAGCCGGCGACGGTTCACAGCCTGTCCCCATCCAGAGCCAACCACCCATTCCTCCCCAACCCCATACCTTCCAACGCTCCTACCAGTCGCAACCAGCCGCATACATGCATCCGTATGCTCCCGACATGCATCAGGGGTTGTCATCGTATAGCTATGGCGTAGATGTGGTGCCAACTTACCAATTTGGCTCTGTACCTGCTGTTCCGCAATCGTTTTTGCCGCAGCAGTCGGCACGACCAATGACGGCTCATGCGGGGGATACAGTGCCGTTTGGGGAGGATGGCTCAAAGGATGGAAACGATGGGCTTGAG GGCTTGCAAGTGAAGCATCGTCGAAGAACTACACCTGAACAGCTCAAAGTTCTCGAATTTTGGTATGATATTAACCCCAAGCCGGATAATCAGTTGAGAGAACAGTTGGCGGCGCAATTAGGAATGACAAAAAGGAATGTCCAAGTTTGGTTTCAAAATCG TCGTgcaaagatgaagggtttagccaagaaggaagccgaggaaaaggaaaataaaaAGTCCCCAGAAAACCAAGAAGGCACATCCTCCGCCACTGGCCCATCACCACCACTGACAGATTCTGCCGTCTCGTCATCGCACTtcaaccttcttccccctccaACGTCTGTCAACATGGGTCGACGTGCATCTCTTGCCAACGGAGAAGCCGCCAAGATTGAAATATTCGTCGCTAAGCGTGCTGCCGCCCAAAAACGGGAGGAAGTGCTTCACAATGTCGGCGGCAGCGCTGCGAATTCTCCTACTCTCGGCCAAGCTTACGCTGCCAGGCGAGGCAGTATACCTTACCCCACTCCTCTGACATCCGGTCCGCCCGCTTCGACTTCTCCTTTATCTCCCAAGTTTTCCCCAGCATGCAGGGGTCCATCGACATTACACATGGCCGCAGTGCGTAACAATACTCGTCGTCCGAGTATACCAAGTGCCGCCCAGCTCATCTCTAGTGGACCATTCACCCCTCCTCGCGTGGTCACGAACCAACATCAGACCGCTGCTCAGAGTAAAGGTGCACGCGAACTCAGCCCGATTCAGGATCATGAAGTCTACAACGCTTATGGCACTGAGTTTCAACCGTGGTCGAGCGATCTTCCTTCTAACCTGTACCTCCCCCCTGCAGAGGGCTTTCATGACGGGCATCCTTTCTCCCACGACGCTTCCTTACCGAATCCTGCATTCTCTTTCGGTTCCACCCCTCAGGGTCTTGATGTGCATGGGATTGTCTCGACAGGCCAAATGGATgagcggcagcagcagatgTTTATGATGATGCAACAACGAGGTCGGCTTGGTTCAATAGCGTCAATAGGGACCATGGGGACTGAGGCCGGGACGGAAGGAGGGGGATCGTCCAATGGGGAGTGGTTGGTTGATGGACCAGAAGGGTTTGATCCTGATACTCGAAGGGCTTCTGC ACCTCCAGATCTTTTACATCAAATTGGTCTTATGGGATTTGCGACACTACCCAGTGGCGCGCCGGCGCCGGCGCCCATCCGACCATCTCCGCTGAATGCCCATTTCGTTCCTGATTCTTTCCAGTCTACATCCCCTTACTAtcctccctccacctcatcctcttcgacTTACTCTTTTCCCGTGCACCCTTCCTCCGATTCTCTTTCTAATGATTCCCCTACTACGGCGCATTTTGAAGGGCCCAAACCTGGGTCAAGGGGTGAACAACCCCAGCAACCGCAACCGCAACCGCAATCCCAGCAACAGCAAAATCACCGTAACCTAGGGTCAGGGAATCGAATACCCAGTTACACTAGTACAACGGCTTCTCACTCGCCTAATAATGATGTTTCACCGTATAGCAACCACTCCATGTCCTACACAGGGTATCAAGATGGGTGGAACCCGAgtcctcaacaacaagcatTTCAACAGCAACACTTAACTCCCCCTGGAGAACACACTCCCAACCCCAACATGGGCGTGGCCGCTGGTGGCGCTGCGGACATGGGTGGGGGTGCGGGTATGAACATAGGTCTCGGCCACCCCGGCAACCCTCATCTCGGACATGGTCGAGAGCCCAGTCCGGGTCAACAGCTGCAAGTTGCCGCGTCGGTGGACGAAAAGACCCCTACCGCCGAACCACCTTTACCTCAACCGCTTGGCCATCCAGGCTCGAACTCAAACAGCCTCGATTCCCGCAATggccaaggaagaggagttaaggatggaaatgaggagggaaaggatgagTTTTCGTTTTTCAATGAGTTTGGAGGGCATGATGCTGGGAATGTGCCGGTATAG
- a CDS encoding poly(rC)-binding protein 2/3/4 has protein sequence MSASPSATAPPEASPTATPTTATTSKRPASPDNVEDSAKRPKQDQNKMADVEMQNEGSPKTAPSSEPTAPAKPDPGPQQISMRSLIVTQDASIIIGRGGAHVNEIREKSSARVTVSESIPGNPERILNVSGPLDAVAKAFGLIVRRINDEPFDVPSVPGSRAVTIKFIIPNSRMGSVIGKGGSKIKEIQEASGARLNASEAMLPGSTERVLSVSGVADAVHIAVYYIGTILLEYQDRYPANATGSYKQSQSRGPPANSNAPPPPGMQTQQIFIPNALVGAIIGRGGSKINEIRSQSSCQIRVTDPGTTVPGGAAANPEERLVTITGYPDNINAAVALLYSRVEAERAKLVEQNAGGM, from the exons ATGTCCGCTTCCCCTTCTGCCACCGCACCCCCTGAAGCCTCACCCACCGCTACACCCACGACTGCCACTACCTCAAAGCGACCCGCCTCTCCAGACAACGTAGAAGATAGCGCCAAACGACCAAAGCAGGACCAAAACAAGATGGCCGATGTAGAGATGCA AAACGAGGGCTCACCAAAGACTGCCCCTTCCTCCGAACCCACAGCTCCTGCCAAACCCGACCCCGGACCTCAACAGATCTCGATGCGATCCCTTATTGTTACTCAGGACGCTagtatcatcatcggccgTGGTGGTGCCCACGTCAATGAGATTAGG GAAAAATCAAGCGCCCGAGTAACCGTTTCCGAATCCATCCCCGGCAACCCCGAACGAATCCTTAATGTCTCCGGCCCTCTCGACGCTGTCGCCAAAGCGTTCGGCCTCATCGTCCGCCGAATCAACGATGAACCGTTTGACGTTCCCTCTGTCCCTGGATCTCGTGCCGTCACCATCAAATTCATCATCCCCAACTCCCGCATGGGCTCAGTCATCGGTAAAGGCGGTTCCAAGATCAAGGAAATCCAAGAAGCTTCCGGTGCCCGCTTAAACGCTTCCGAGGCTATGCTTCCAGGATCGACAGAGAGGGTTTTGTCAGTTTCTGGTGTAGCCGATGCGGTCCACATTGCTGTGTACTACATTGGTACGATCTTGCTCGAATACCAAGATAGATATCCGGCCAACGCCACTGGATCCTACAAACAGTCTCAGTCCCGCGGTCCTCCAGCCAACTCCAATGCCCCTCCCCCACCCGGTATGCAGACTCAACAAATTTTTATTCCCAATGCTCTCGTCGGCGCTA TCATCGGCCGAGGTGGTTCCAAGATCAACGAAATCCGTTCTCAATCATCCTGCCAAATCCGTGTCACCGACCCAGGTACAACTGTCCCTGGTGGTGCTGCTGCCAACCCCGAGGAGAGATTGGTTACCATCACTGGTTACCCCGATAACATTAACGCTGCTGTTGCATTGTTGTACTCT CGAGTGGAAGCTGAACGGGCAAAGTTGGTGGAACAGAATGCCGGAGGTATGTAA
- a CDS encoding alpha-1,2-mannosyltransferase: MDGQEFMAYAILLSYFLLIFLSFGLVFRSLVAGIQLNKLFEGRAFFFLRSSLGALLCTWYFMIQFMNWSYQDFAVNNPSSSASQWLVNTGLFEQAWSIVCRGSANWWWSSWICTWTVAFTAIVWFESGRRGIRYPYAYMLLGQLVAMSVATGLFLVALSLYPRIHSSPRTIRIDIAVPLIMAFVPIYFLPQDVGTGRFMKMLLWLHGALFLVLTNPPASGEDVASRSRGVSPSFLNTVFIALAGVIHIPATLRLITSIPTGQSFTSYLYITLFSHPAQASISLDVVWVFFILSSWSVLSGSSFFRFLKSTFFLSGLGLALVNYTGINWGLVASIVPMLLLLSFGGCALYINSLRKANAVKRATLLEKMGMPDSVLIHGTTTTPPYVSTKKTVVGFWHPYCNAGGGGERVLWVAVRYIQRQEPDTLVLVYSGDYPTASKEEIIGKVYERFSIELDPARLHFVPLKKRYLISDGYWKRFTLLGQSLGSLVLAFEGLCGEDGLWGDLFIDSMGYAFTFPLVRLIAGSQIAIGSYTHYPTVSADMVKRVKERTMGVENGGAAKSWARTKIKLLYYHIFTSVYSLSLLYCQHILTNSSWTQAHIQSLLLCARQSFLASLLLKDDLTLQKRRERGELQVGDDAGDTKCEVVYPPCDTRKLSSLPLSLPSPTPKGGRKREFVSLAQFRPEKDHKKQLEALAILLKEHPEMGEGEGVNLVMMGGVRDESDKQRLEGLKKLAAELSIEDNVEFVVSAPYPEIVRRLGQASVGLNTMMDEHFGINIVEFMAAGLIPVVHASAGPLLDIVVPFNNQRTGFHATTAASFAEAMYQAMTMPDKEAVKMRKAARQAAEEKFSEKRFEEGWEKGWRRLTGLIGGVEVGDGEGNKMAGNRKSGGSKGTREKNEKKNR; encoded by the exons ATGGACGGCCAAGAATTCATGGCCTACGCCATCCTGCTCTcctacttcctcctcataTTTCTATCATTCGGCCTCGTCTTCAGATCGCTCGTCGCCGGAATACAGCTCAACAAGCTTTTCGAAGGAAGggcattcttctttctcagaTCGTCTCTGGGAGCGCTGCTTTGTACATGGTATT TCATGATCCAGTTTATGAAT TGGTCATACCAAGATTTTGCAGTGAATAACCCATCGAGCAGTGCCAGTCAATGGCTTGTCAACACCGGTTTATTCGAACAAGCTTGGTCGATTGTATGTAGAGGTTCCGCGAACTGGTGGTGGTCAAGCTGGATCTGTACCTGGACTGTCGCATTCACCGCTATAGTCTGGTTCGAGA GCGGCCGACGGGGTATCAGGTATCCCTATGCTTACATGCTTCTTGGTCAGCTCGTTGCCATGTCCGTCGCTACCGGCTTGTTTCTCGTCGCCCTCTCTCTCTACCCCCGCATTCACTCTTCCCCACGGACGATTCGTATCGACATCGCGGTGCCCCTCATCATGGCCTTTGTCCCGATATACTTCCTACCACAGGACGTGGGAACAGGTAGATTTATGAAAATGCTGTTATGGCTACATGGTGCGCTCTTCCTCGTATTGACCAACCCTCCCGCGAGCGGAGAAGATGTTGCGTCTCGCAGCAGAGGCGTATccccctctttcctcaatACAGTTTTCATTGCTCTGGCAGGTGTCATCCATATCCCCGCTACTCTTCGCCTTATCACCTCCATTCCTACCGGACAATCATTCACCTCATACCTCTAcatcaccctcttctctcatccaGCCCAAgcatccatctccctcgACGTCGTCTGGgtattcttcatcctttccagCTGGTCAGTTCTCTCCGGttcatctttttttcgGTTTCTCAAATCCACCTTTTTCCTCTCTGGCCTCGGGCTCGCCCTTGTCAACTACACCGGTATCAACTGGGGCCTTGTCGCAAGTATAGTCCCCatgcttctccttctttcttttggTGGATGTGCGCTGTATATCAACAGCCTCCGCAAAGCCAACGCTGTAAAGCGCGCCACCCTTCTCGAAAAGATGGGTATGCCTGACAGCGTCCTCATTCATGGTACCACGACAACTCCCCCTTACGTGAGCACCAAAAAAACCGTTGTCGGTTTCTGGCATCCGTACTGCAATGCTGGCGGAGGGGGGGAACGCGTGCTCTGGGTTGCGGTCCGATACATCCAACGCCAAGAGCCTGATActctcgtcctcgtctACTCGGGCGATTATCCCACTGCATCGAAAGAGGAAATCATTGGAAAAGTCTATGAACGTTTCTCCATCGAGCTGGATCCCGCAAGACTGCACTTTGTACCCCTCAAGAAGAGGTATCTGATTTCAGATGGTTATTGGAAGAGGTTCACTTTGTTGGGACAATCGCTGGGAAGTTTGGTGCTCGCTTTCGAAGGGTTATGTGGGGAAGATGGCTTATGGGGTGATCTATTCATTG ATTCCATGGGCTATGCTTTCACTTTCCCCCTCGTTCGCCTTATCGCCGGTTCTCAGATCGCAATCGGCTCTTACACCCACTACCCAACTGTCAGCGCGGATATGGTGAAGCGTGTAAAAGAGCGCACGATGGGGGTTGAGAATGGTGGTGCGGCGAAGAGTTGGGCCAGAACAAAGATCAAGCTTTT ATACTACCACATCTTTACGTCCGTTtactccctctctctcctttaCTGCCAACACATCCTCACAAACTCCTCCTGGACCCAAGCACACATTCaatcccttctcctctgtgCCCGCCAGTCCTTTTTAgcctccctccttctcaaggaTGACCTCACATTACAAAAACGTAGAGAGAGGGGAGAGCTGCAAGTGGGGGATGATGCCGGGGACACCAAATGTGAAGTGGTGTACCCACCGTGCGATACTCGAAAACTCTCTTCACTCCCCCTTTCCCTACCCTCTCCCACGCCTAAAGGAGGTAGGAAGAGGGAATTTGTGTCTCTCGCGCAGTTCCGTCCGGAGAAGGATCATAAGAAGCAATTGGAGGCGCTTGCTATTCTGTTGAAGGAGCATCCCGAgatgggagagggagaaggagtcaatttggtgatgatgggcGGGGTAAGGGATGAGAGTGATAAACAACGACTGGAggggttgaagaagcttgccGCAGAGTTGAGTAtcgag GATAACGTCGAATTTGTTGTGAGCGCGCCGTACCCTGAAATTGTACGACGGCTGGGCCAAGCCTCTGTTGGGTTGAACACTATGATGGACGAACATTTCGGAATCAATATCGTTGAATTTATG GCAGCAGGGCTTATCCCCGTCGTTCACGCCTCGGCCGGCCCTCTGCTTGACATTGTGGTCCCTTTCAACAACCAGCGTACCGGATTTCACGCCACAACGGCTGCCTCGTTCGCAGAAGCCATGTATCAAGCGATGACGATGCCAGATAAGGAGGCGGTGAAAATGCGAAAGGCAGCAAGGCAAGCGGCCGAGGAGAAGTTTTCGGAGAAGAGGTTTGAGGAAGGGTGGGAGAaagggtggaggaggttgacAGGGTTAATAGGAGGTGTTGAAGTTGGTGATGGCGAAGGCAATAAAATGGCAGGAAACCGGAAAAGTGGGGGCAGCAAGGGGACcagagagaagaatgagaaaAAGAATCGGTGA
- a CDS encoding peptidyl-prolyl cis-trans isomerase-like 2, which yields MGHNSDKLYVTHSEHAAGSHTASSFGKRQETGKSEFQRLPFDCCALSLQPFRNPVAVISETKAGEAPRADVFDLLNIVPYIRKFKSNPVTGKPLETSQLVKLNFFRNAEGNLHDPITYKVFSPHIHIVFLKNTGNVFDMTSLQLLAIKPKTWRDLVNDEPFKREDIITIQDPQNLAARDLREYDYVKKDLKVSEDELAGDPLRGINVDAAGGASKVLKMIAEKNKSEQSPTPTSSSKVDDGKAQEKKKGVVAKRKVEQMACKLVLSIHSYLYFFFYQGIQN from the exons ATGGGACACAACTCGGACAAGCTATACGTGACGCACTCGGAACACGCTGCGGGGAGTCACACTGCTTCAAGTTTTGGTAAAAGACAGGAAACCGGCAAGTCAGAGTTCCAGCGATTACCGTT TGATTGCTGTGCTCTGTCTCTTCAGCCGTTCAGAAATCCAGTCGCTGTTATCTCAGAAACAAAAGCAGGAGAAGCGCCGAGAGCAGATGTCTTTGACCTTTTGAACATTGTTCCCTATATCAGAAAGTTCAAGTCAA ATCCGGTAACTGGTAAACCTCTGGAAACGAGCCAACTGGTCAAGCTCAACTTTTTCCGA AATGCCGAAGGTAACCTTCATGACCCGATCACTTATAAAGTCTTCTCTCCCCACATCCACATCGTCTTTCTCAAAAACACT GGCAACGTGTTTGATATGACTTCCCTCCAACTGCTCGCTATCAAGCCCAAGACATGGCGAGATCTCGTCAACGACGAGCCTTTTAAGCGGGAGGATATCATCACGATCCAAGATCCCCAGAACCTTGCTGCAAGGGATTTGAGAGAATATGATtatgtgaagaaggatttaAAGGTGTCGG AGGACGAGCTGGCTGGTGATCCGCTGAGGGGGATCAACGTGGATGCAGCTGGGGGAGCTAGCAAggtcttgaagatgattgcTGAGAAA AACAAATCCGAACAATCACCAACACCTACATCATCCTCGAAAGTAGACGATGGAAAGGCgcaagaaaagaagaaaggcgTTGTTGCGAAGCGCAAGGTTGAGCAGATGGCTTGTAAGTTGGTCCTCTCAATCCACTCCTACCtgtatttttttttttatcaaGGTATACAAAACTga